A single region of the Gadus morhua chromosome 5, gadMor3.0, whole genome shotgun sequence genome encodes:
- the LOC115543925 gene encoding uncharacterized protein LOC115543925, which produces MLGLIGKSAGGGPLVLAVTVGLAVLAVLWELKRKISVCATDLPKREFVEQHEDGQLDSSFMEKYFYLGSNGPYRIIIKKRKFSRGKDNPGHTGFVEADHIPPLNSLKRAALEPEFEALEEINPVLYGMVKSLENDPRGKNLFTVQVLKQNHMAALSSGNSRESVDVRGLLARRIARGEVMSMLKQAMLAAHPFASRQIRDQTGIRRTPPKGQITISRQRTMKIYQEAFRGLIDFNFARGVITEEECDVLKKYVEKHYGVNGDFDIVSDEYQEVLATVNNSKR; this is translated from the exons ATGTTAGGTCTAATTGGCAAATCTGCGGGGGGTGGCCCCCTTGTCCTCGCGGTCACCGTAGGATTGGCAGTATTGGCCGTGCTGTGGGAGCTTAAGAGGAAAATAAGTGTCTGCGCTACAGATTTACCCAAACGTGAATTTGTTGAACAGCATGAAGACGGACAATTAGATTCGTCTTTTATGGAAAAATATTTTTACCTGGGAAGCAATGGACCCTATAGAAT TATCATCAAAAAAAGGAAGTTTTCCAGGGGCAAAGACAACCCTGGGCACACGGGTTTTGTTGAAGCGGACCACATCCCACCCCTGAACTCCCTGAAGAGGGCTGCGCTAGAGCCTGAGTTTGAGGCGCTGGAGGAAATAAATCCGGTCCTTTATGGTATGGTGAAGAGCCTGGAGAACGATCCGCGGGGGAAAAATCTCTTCACCGTCCAGGTCCTCAAGCAAAATCACATGGCCGCTCTGTCCAGCGGCAATAGTAGAGAGTCTGTTGATGTCAG GGGTCTTCTCGCACGTAGAATTGCAAGAGGAGAAGTGATGTCAATGTTGAAGCAAGCCATGTTGGCCGCCCACCCATTTGCTTCCCGGCAAATAAGAGACCAAACAG GAATACGGAGAACACCCCCAAAAGGCCAAATAACAATTTCAAGGCAAAGAACGATGAAGATCTACCAAGAGGCCTTCCGGGGATTGATCGACTTTAACTTCGCCAGAGGGGTCATCACTGAAGAAGAGTGTGATGTGCTAAAGAAATATGTCGAAAAACATTATGGCGTAAATGGGGACTTTGACATAGTTTCCGATGAATACCAAGAGGTCCTTGCAACCGTGAATAACTCAAAAAGATGA